The genomic region TCCAAAACTTGTTGAATCCAAACTTCGTTTAGCGAAAAGAAACGAAACGCAGAAACGAAAAAGCAACACCATCCAAATGCCAACCTTCCCCCCACCGCCTTCCCTACCGCTTCTTCCACCCAGTCACGCTTTTTGAATATACCCATCCAATACGTATCCCTTTCCTTACCCAAGAAATATATAAACTAGTCTTCATATtaccccccttcttcccccaccttttttttttttcacgCTTGCGCTTTCGCCTCTTCTTTAAACCGCCAATTGGTTATGATTCCGGTAGTAACATGGTAAAAACTAGAATCCCGTTAGCAATGCCTTCTTCCATAGTAGtcgtaaaaaaaaaaaaaaaaactcacgtTAATAACAAACAACATCGGCATATCAAACATATCCCTCTTAATCGTCCAAGTATAACTGCACTCCAGcttcccatccctctccagcttcgAAATCCCATGTTCCCCATCAATTTTCGCCACCCTGTTGCTCAAAATACTATGCCTCGAGTCCTTTtcctgctgcggcggcgcgGCGCTCGGATCcggcttcctctcctcctcccccgcaccaccaccgccacctgCAGCCGGCTTATCAGTCCGGTACTTGAGCAACCTGCacttcctcgtcatcctccctctgctgTCCCCAAACGCAAGTTGCGAGTAATCCTCGTAAAACTCCACCGCGCTCTCGTGGTCCATCAGCTCAGCAAGAAACACCGGTCTCGGACCGCTCGCGGCGCCGCCGTTCTCTGCGCTGCTCTCGTTGAGGCTCTTGAGCCGCGGGGTGGTCCGCACCCCTGTCCCgccgaggttggtgttgcggTTTGGTTCCTTCCCCAGCAGGACGTCCTTGGTCCACCCTGTCAGGGCAGTGAACTCCTTGTTCACGCCCGCGATCTCGCCCGTGCGCCGACAGGCAAGGGTGGGACTTGAAGACTGCGTCATGAAGTCTTCGTACTCGAATAGCGTTCGTTGGAAGCACTGCTCCATAAAGATGAGGTCTTGCGTCGTCAAGTTTCGTGTGGACGCGAGGAGGGCTGGTCGGATGGCAGCTAACGACTTGGCTATGCGAGCAGCATGAGGTTGGGAAAACCGACTGGACAAAACTTCAAAGAGTTTGTGGAAGCTGCCAACATAGTCAAACGACTTCTTGACCGTGTCATAAATGTACGACGGGTCGCGCTGGCGTTTTTGCAGAATGGCCACCTTGTCGAGCTTTCTCAGCTTTGACGGACGGCTGTTTGATGAGCTCTTGGCTCCGGGAGCGTTGGGGTATTGTGACATGGTCGGTGATGGTCGGTCGTCAAAGCCAAAGGTGGTAGGTTGTGGGCTGTTGTTCTCGGTGCTGGGACTTTGAAGACTAGTTGGGCCAGCTGGTATCGCGTAGGCGTGAGGGAGACCATGTTGCAGGTTCCCTTGCGAGTAAATGCCGTTGGCGCCTGCATCCAGACCCAGAAACTCCGGCAGCATGCGGCTGTCGAAATGGCTCCCAAACAACCCGGCCCCAAAATGCACATCGCCTGGCTGTTGACCCATGCCAGACTCTTGCGGTGGGGTATCGGCAGCGCTTGATGACATGTGGCCCAGCATTCCAAACTCCATCGCTCCGTAGTGACTCCCAAAGTTCAAACCATCgatgttgaagttgaagatgttggggtCGCTTGGGTCGAAGGGTAGCCCGAAGGGTGTCATTGGACTCGAAACTGGAGGCGCCACCATTCCACTAATAGGAGGGTTGCTCGAGGTCTGCTGGAATGTTGGGGAGACAGGTGACTGTTGACTGTTGAACGGTAAACTCTCCGTCAGACCATGCGGGATGCTCTGTGTCGATGAGTAGACAGGATACTGCGAAGCGTTTGAATGTGAGAAAAATGTCCTGACGGTAGATGCGTCCGTCGAGACGCTGTGGTGCCTCTGGCCGCCGTGTCGTGAACTTGGCgcgttggggttgtagtTGGGGCCCAAAACTGGCCTCAAGGCTTCTGGTGGTGCGTCGTGGAGATATTTGGCCTTTTTCCTGACCCCATCTTGACAGCTATCTTGCAATCCGCGCTTTATACAGCGTTGACATGGTCTTTCATCACCTAGACGACAGCGTCAGCCGACGAACAACGCCGCCCTCTGCCCCCTCGGGTATTCAAGAGAAAAACAACTGCAACGGCTGTGAAGAACGACAAAAGACTTACCACATGTGAGATGGGCTCTCTGGCAGGCATAGCAGGCTCTCCTGGCCTTTTTCCGCCGAGGACGTAATGGGTCTTTTGGATCAtacttcttcttgacctcaCCGCCGGCGTCGACGCCATCTGGAGTCGTGTTTTGTTCAGACATCctgtcgtcttcgtctttATGATGCGGTTCGTGGTCGTCGTACTCGTTCTCGGTCTCAGACATGGCACCCGAGGCTTCTGCTGCCTCTGATCCGAAAGGCCCACCGTCTTCCGGCATTGTGCCTCGAGCTTCTTATACTTGACCAGGTCTCTATCTGGACGGGACGGCAATGCAGGACCCCAATCTCTGCCAGACCGCAGCTCACAGCCAGGGAAAGGACGTACTCCGAGATGGGGGTCAGGGGGTCTGAAAGCCCTCCTGCAGGAGTCCCCACGGCAGTatcacccaccccaaaaGTGATTGGCGCTGCACGGCGCTCCTGTTGACAAAAGAAATGTCCGGCAAGTTGAcgggagaggaagggcaGCAGGTACTGCGTGAGTGTGGTATGTGCGTGGCGAACCCCAGCAAGCCGTCTAATTAAAGCGCGGTGAGCGGCAA from Podospora bellae-mahoneyi strain CBS 112042 chromosome 4, whole genome shotgun sequence harbors:
- the ERT1 gene encoding Transcriptional regulator of nonfermentable carbon utilization (EggNog:ENOG503NWT9; COG:K); translated protein: MPEDGGPFGSEAAEASGAMSETENEYDDHEPHHKDEDDRMSEQNTTPDGVDAGGEVKKKYDPKDPLRPRRKKARRACYACQRAHLTCGDERPCQRCIKRGLQDSCQDGVRKKAKYLHDAPPEALRPVLGPNYNPNAPSSRHGGQRHHSVSTDASTVRTFFSHSNASQYPVYSSTQSIPHGLTESLPFNSQQSPVSPTFQQTSSNPPISGMVAPPVSSPMTPFGLPFDPSDPNIFNFNIDGLNFGSHYGAMEFGMLGHMSSSAADTPPQESGMGQQPGDVHFGAGLFGSHFDSRMLPEFLGLDAGANGIYSQGNLQHGLPHAYAIPAGPTSLQSPSTENNSPQPTTFGFDDRPSPTMSQYPNAPGAKSSSNSRPSKLRKLDKVAILQKRQRDPSYIYDTVKKSFDYVGSFHKLFEVLSSRFSQPHAARIAKSLAAIRPALLASTRNLTTQDLIFMEQCFQRTLFEYEDFMTQSSSPTLACRRTGEIAGVNKEFTALTGWTKDVLLGKEPNRNTNLGGTGVRTTPRLKSLNESSAENGGAASGPRPVFLAELMDHESAVEFYEDYSQLAFGDSRGRMTRKCRLLKYRTDKPAAGGGGGAGEEERKPDPSAAPPQQEKDSRHSILSNRVAKIDGEHGISKLERDGKLECSYTWTIKRDMFDMPMLFVINFLPCYYRNHNQLAV